From Vitis vinifera cultivar Pinot Noir 40024 chromosome 14, ASM3070453v1, a single genomic window includes:
- the LOC100245824 gene encoding DExH-box ATP-dependent RNA helicase DExH17, whose protein sequence is MSNLDSYSLKSVLDLPVPFQSAFSFRYFNSLQSECFSACFLSDVNMVISAPTGSGKTVLFELCILRLLSRFISEEGRFIHVKGTLKTIYIAPSKALVQEKLRDWNQKLGSLGINCLELTGDNEFYNIRNIQEADIIVTTPEKFDAVTRYRIKDGGLSFFSDIALVLIDEVHLLNDPRGAALEAIVSRIKMLARNPEMKLSSLSHVRFLAVSATIPNIEDLAEWLMVPAQGIKRFGEEMRPVKLTTKVFGYTPAKNDFLFEKRLQNYIFDILMQYSRGKSALVFCSTRKGAQEAAQRISQIAMNYGHSNPFIRSKEQEERLREASLSCSDKQMQSYILYGVGYHNGGLCPKDRNLIEGLFLKGDIQILCTTNTLAHGINLPAHTVVIKSTQHFNKEKGLYMEYDRSMILQMCGRAGRPPFEDTGMAIIMTRRETVHLYENLLNGCELVESQLLSCVTEHLTAEIVQLTVSDIARAIEWMKCSYLYVRMKKNPEKYAFKKGIPGNLIEKYTQDICVQKVNELSQHQMIWTDEDGFLLKPLEPGRLMTKYYLKFGTMKHIMQTPLNCSLEDALHIICRSEEIAWIQLRRNEKKFLNDINMDKDGQLRFHILGDKGKRKRRIQTREEKIFVLANDCLTGNPSVHDLSLTQDANAICSNGCRIAKCMKEYFIYKKSYKGALNSILLSKCLLQKLWDDSPYLLKQLPGIGMVTAKALHSMGIVSFEALAEADPRRIEIVTGRKYPFGNHIKESLSSLPPKVELKIEEIECQRQGKSKIVLILTRLSQSFQSIKRYYADMVVGLEEDNLILFHEKIRVDEFSSPYSTTILLSTPQQGKLTVKADLIFEEYIGIDLHQKLLVVKEINSNMIHARGSKQLSSFPLPKEVYVIEDDNEDASHSSSKGLDISKKSKREMDSLPNFKLIDEESEEEGSPAIETEDDECKIITEQTVFEHIRKKSKSFNVLTKSNASVSPSSEALILTRKRTHEQQLELHVTEALEETERSKIPRRAMVSPFLHSREAELNGPGISKNSTTKYQPATGSLVVMNFMDDRADLPERTESTSQIVTENTIFDHIRRKAKNFLVFNKSETPESDSTILTKEHFSENQPVLHEDSFDTLEGTNSSEALKTTVVISDSEPKKMEKESHHVREGAKMDPNIISGSTCSTHGSLDPLPEVSSIQTDPTHIPSFYVARVKNNVQNADPGMCVKNIRKRSLSPNGSKGQCCPAATPGKIREVDSFLGFKSVFSFL, encoded by the exons ATGAGCAATCTGGATTCCTACTCTCTGAAATCTGTCTTAGATTTGCCTGTACCTTTTCAATCTGCTTTTAGCTTCAG GTATTTTAATTCGCTGCAGAGTGAATGCTTCTCTGCCTGTTTTCTCTCCGATGTAAACATGGTTATTTCAGCACCAACTGGAAGTGGTAAAACAGTGCTCTTTGAGCTCTGCATTCTGAGGCTTCTCTCAAGGTTCATCTCTGAAGAGGGGAGATTCATCCATGTAAAGGGAACCCTCAAAACA ATCTACATAGCTCCATCCAAGGCTCTTGTACAGGAGAAGCTTCGAGATTGGAATCAGAAACTTGGGTCCCTGGGGATAAATTGTCTGGAGCTGACTGGTGACAACGAATTTTACAACATAAGGAATATACAAGAAGCAGACATTATTGTGACCACTCCTGAG AAGTTTGATGCAGTGACCCGGTATCGCATAAAAGATGGAGGCTTGAGTTTTTTCAGTGACATAGCTCTTGTGCTTATTGATGAAGTTCACCTATTGAATGATCCACGTGGAGCAGCTTTGGAGGCAATAGTTAGTAGGATAAAAATGCTTGCTCGCAACCCAGAAATGAAATTAAGTTCTCTTTCTCATGTCCGCTTCCTAGCTGTTTCTGCCACTATTCCAAATATTGAGGACCTTG CGGAATGGCTAATGGTCCCTGCCCAAGGGATTAAAAG GTTCGGTGAAGAAATGAGGCCTGTAAAGTTGACTACAAAAGTTTTTG GCTATACACCAGCAAAAAATGACTTCCTATTTGAAAAG Cgccttcaaaattatattttcg ATATTCTCATGCAATATTCCAGAGGAAAATCTGCCCTAGTTTTTTGTTCAACTAGAAAAGGAGCACAAGAAGCAGCACAACGAATATCTCAGATAGCAATGAACTATGGTCATTCTAATCCATTCATCAGAAGCAAAGAACAAGAGGAAAGGTTAAGGGAAGCTTCACTATCATGCAGTGATAAACAAATGCAATCATACATCCTTTATGGAG TTGGTTACCACAATGGTGGACTTTGCCCAAAGGATCGCAATCTCATTGAAGGTCTTTTTCTTAAGGGTGACATTCAAATTCTGTGTACCACAAATACTCTTGCCCATGGAATCAACCTACCGGCACATACAGTAGTAATCAAATCAACGCAGCACTT CAACAAGGAAAAAGGCCTGTACATGGAATATGACCGATCCATGATATTACAG ATGTGTGGGAGGGCAGGTCGTCCACCATTTGAGGATACGGGAATGGCTATAATCATGACAAGACGAGAAACG GTTCATTTGTACGAGAATCTCTTGAATGGGTGTGAATTGGTGGAATCACA ATTGCTTTCATGTGTGACTGAGCATCTAACTGCAGAGATAGTTCAACTAACTGTCTCTGACATTGCAAGGGCTATTGAATGGATGAAGTGCTCATACTTGTATGTGAGAATGAAAAAG AACCCTGAGAAATATGCATTTAAGAAAGGTATCCCTGGCAACCTTATAGAGAAGTACACTCAAG ATATTTGTGTTCAGAAAGTTAATGAGTTATCACAACATCAAATGATCTGGACTGATGAAGATGGTTTCCTCTTGAAACCGCTAG AACCTGGAAGGTTGAtgacaaaatattatttgaaattcgGTACGATGAAGCACATTATGCAGACTCCTCTAAACTGCAGTTTAGAAGATGCACTTCATATCATCTGCCGATCTGAGGAAATTGCCT GGATACAGCTCAGGCGCAATGAGAAGAAGTTTCTAAATGACATAAACATGGATAAAGATGGCCAGCTTCGATTTCATATTCTTGGTgataaaggaaaaaggaaaaggcgTATCCAAACCAGAGAagagaaaatatttgttttggCAAATGACTGCTTGACAGGCAATCCTTCTGTTCATGATTTATCATTGACTCAG GATGCAAATGCTATATGCTCAAATGGGTGTAGAATTGCTAAGTGCATGAAAGAGTACTTCATTTACAAAAAGAGTTATAAAGGAGCTTTGAACTCAATCCTTCTGTCCAAATGTTTACTTCAAAAGCTCTGGGACGACAGTCCATACTTGCTGAAACAATTACCTGGCATTGGAATGGTGACTGCAAAG GCATTACATTCAATGGGAATTGTTTCATTTGAGGCTCTGGCTGAAGCTGATCCAAGAAGGATAGAGATTGTCACTGGTCGAAAATACCCATTTGGGAACCACATCAAGGAGTCCTTGTCATCACTGCCTCCGAAAGTAGAGTTGAAGATTGAGGAAATTGAATGCCAAAGGCAAGGGAAGTCCAAGATAGTATTAATATTGACAAGGCTATCACAATCCTTCCAATCAATTAAACGATATTATGCTGACATG GTTGTTGGTTTGGAGGAAGATAACCTGATTCTCTTTCATGAGAAAATAAG AGTGGATGAATTTTCTAG CCCCTATAGCACAACAATTCTCCTGTCAACGCCTCAGCAAGGAAAGCTGACTGTTAAGGCTGAtctgatttttgaagaatacA TTGGCATTGATCTGCACCAAAAACTTCTAGtggtgaaggaaattaattcaaatatgatCCATGCACGTGGAAGTAAGCAGCTTTCCTCTTTTCCTTTGCCTAAAGAAGTGTATGTCATAGAAGATGACAATGAAGATGCATCTCATTCTTCTTCCAAAGGGCTTGACATTTCAAAGAAATCCAAACGAGAAATGGATTCCTT GcccaatttcaaacttatagaTGAAGAGTCGGAAGAAG AAGGTTCACCTGCTATTGAAACTGAAGATGATGAATGCAAAATCATAACTGAGCAGACTGTATTTGAACATATACGTAAAAAGTCCAAGAGCTTCAATGTTTTGACCAAATCAAATGCTTCTGTTTCTCCATCATCAGAGGCGTTGATCCTCACAAGAAAGCGCACTCATGAACAGCAGCTTGAACTCCATGTCACAGAAGCTCTGGAAGAAACAGAGAGAAGCAAAATTCCAAGACGGGCCATGGTCAGTCCATTTTTACATTCTAGAGAGGCTGAACTGAATGGACCTGGTATCAGCAAAAATTCAACTACAAAATACCAACCTGCAACTGGTAGTTTGGTTGTCATGAACTTCATGGATGACAGAg CTGATCTTCCTGAACGAACAGAGAGCACATCCCAAATCGTGACTGAAAATACAATATTTGATCACATACGGAGAAAAGCTAAGAACTTTCTGGTGTTCAATAAATCAGAGACCCCTGAATCTGATTCTACAATTCTGACCAAAGAACACTTCTCTGAGAACCAGCCTGTGCTTCATGAGGATTCTTTTGACACATTGGAAGGAACAAATTCAAGTGAAGCCCTGAAGACTACTGTAGTTATTTCAGATTCAGAACctaaaaagatggaaaaagaatcTCATCATGTTAGGGAAGGCGCAAAGATGGACCCCAATATAATCTCTGGAAGCACCTGTAGCACTCATGGGAGCTTGGATCCTCTCCCAGAAGTTTCAAGCATCCAGACTGATCCCACACATATTCCATCTTTCTATGTTGCTAGAGTGAAGAACAATGTACAGAATGCAGACCCCGGAATGTGTGTTAAAAATATCAGGAAGAGGAGTCTCTCTCCAAATGGATCAAAAGGGCAGTGCTGCCCAGCAGCAACACCGGGCAAAATCAGGGAAGTAGATTCATTCCTTGGGTTTAAGAGTGTCTTCTCATTTCTCTGA
- the LOC100268147 gene encoding cysteine-rich receptor-like protein kinase 42: MPSSIKVHSKPTWLISFFILFSLSSSDPRTSEAGLYCSPAKSTDKNFVPVFVKEMEFLSQLVTLNLWGSHFVNSTPPMYGLAQCHQDLSHLDCLLCYAAGRTKLPRCLPATSARIYLDGCFLRYDNYSFFSESVDPDHDTVNCSSGSGAIVDQVAKLEFVKNVHRVINNVTATAVANGGYGVAVVEGGAVGVYALAECWKTVNSSGCRACLQKASNEVRGCLPGKEGRGLNAGCYLRYSTEKFYDNGGESEGGSGSSRTGLTIAIVLAAAALILVSLFAAYAGYASLSKIKEERKNLGKVASIINKSSLNFKYETLERATEYFNPSRKLGQGGAGSVYMGTLPNGEIVAVKRLIFNTRQWVDEFFNEVNLISGIQHKNLVKLLGCSIEGPESLLVYEYVPNRSLDQFMFDKNKIQTLNWEQRFDIIVGTAEGLAYLHGGLQMRIIHRDIKGSNILLDENLTPKIADFGLARCLGADKTHLSTGIAGTLGYMAPEYLVRGQLTEKADVYSFGVLVLEIVCGRKNSVFTQDSGSLLQRVWKLYKSNKLVEAIDDCLKDDFPEKEASDVLRIGLLCTQASVALRPSMTEVVWMLTHKDWEIPPPNQPPFLNAHVLESAISRSNSANTSMSNMATKIEVSGPFTESSSMHSSMDHQEEQKLMQ; the protein is encoded by the exons ATGCCTTCCTCGATCAAAGTTCACTCTAAACCCACATGGCTGATCTccttcttcatcctcttctcTCTGTCCTCCTCCGATCCCAGAACCTCCGAAGCTGGGCTCTACTGCAGCCCAGCCAAGTCAACGGACAAAAACTTTGTCCCCGTATTTGTAAAAGAAATGGAGTTTCTATCACAGCTCGTCACCCTCAACCTATGGGGTTCTCATTTTGTGAACTCGACACCACCCATGTACGGCTTGGCCCAGTGCCATCAGGACCTTTCTCACCTTGATTGCCTCCTATGCTATGCCGCCGGCCGCACCAAGCTCCCCCGATGCCTCCCTGCCACCTCTGCCCGTATCTACCTTGATGGGTGCTTCCTGCGCTACGACAACTATAGCTTTTTCAGCGAATCTGTGGACCCAGATCATGACACCGTGAACTGCAGTTCTGGGAGTGGGGCGATTGTGGATCAGGTTGCAAAGTTAGAGTTTGTCAAGAATGTTCATCGAGTGATCAATAATGTGACCGCCACTGCAGTAGCGAATGGTGGGTATGGTGTGGCAGTGGTGGAGGGAGGAGCGGTGGGAGTGTATGCTTTGGCAGAGTGTTGGAAGACAGTTAACAGTAGTGGATGCAGAGCTTGCTTGCAGAAGGCAAGCAATGAAGTGAGAGGGTGTCTTCCAGGAAAGGAAGGGAGAGGGTTGAATGCTGGCTGCTACTTGAGGTATTCAACTGAAAAATTCTATGATAATGGAGGGGAATCAGAGGGTGGTAGTG gGTCTTCAAGAACAGGGCTCACCATAGCCATCGTTTTAGCTGCAGCAGCGTTAATCCTGGTCTCTCTCTTTGCTGCCTATGCAGGATATGCAAGTTTATCCAAGATAAAAGAAG AACGCAAAAATCTCGGAAAGGTTGCATCTATTATCAACAAGTCTAGTTTGAATTTCAAATACGAAACACTTGAGAGGGCAACAGAGTACTTTAATCCATCAAGGAAATTAGGCCAAGGGGGAGCTGGTTCTGTGTACATGGGGACTCTCCCAAATGGAGAAATTGTAGCTGTCAAGAGGCTAATTTTCAACACCAGGCAATGGGTAGATGAGTTCTTCAATGAGGTAAACTTGATCAGTGGCATTCAACACAAAAACCTTGTGAAGCTTTTGGGATGTAGCATTGAAGGCCCTGAGAGCCTCCTGGTTTATGAATATGTACCCAACAGGAGCCTTGATCAGTTCATGTTTG ATAAGAACAAGATTCAAACCTTGAATTGGGAGCAGAGGTTTGATATAATAGTAGGAACAGCTGAAGGGCTTGCATACCTTCATGGCGGTTTGCAGATGCGAATAATCCACAGGGACATAAAAGGCAGCAACATTCTTCTTGATGAGAATCTAACTCCAAAGATTGCCGATTTTGGACTTGCTCGGTGTTTAGGGGCTGATAAGACTCATCTTAGCACAGGCATTGCAGGAACACT AGGGTATATGGCTCCTGAATATCTTGTTCGAGGACAACTTACAGAGAAAGcagatgtttatagttttggtgTACTTGTTCTTGAGATTGTATGTGGTAGGAAGAACAGTGTCTTCACACAGGACTCTGGTTCTCTTCTACAAAGA GTTTGGAAGTTATACAAGTCAAATAAATTGGTTGAAGCTATTGATGATTGCCTGAAAGATGATTTTCCAGAAAAGGAGGCATCTGATGTGCTCCGAATTGGGCTTTTATGTACACAAGCTTCAGTTGCTTTAAGACCTTCCATGACTGAAGTGGTTTGGATGCTAACTCATAAAGATTGGGAGATTCCTCCACCAAATCAACCTCCTTTCCTGAATGCTCATGTGCTGGAGTCAGCTATCTCCAGGTCTAATAGTGCAAACACTTCAATGTCAAATATGGCAACAAAGATTGAAGTGTCCGGCCCTTTTACAGAGTCCTCCAGCATGCACAGTTCCATGGACCATCAAGAAGAACAGAAACTGATGCAGTAG